In Paenibacillus larvae subsp. larvae, the following proteins share a genomic window:
- the guaB gene encoding IMP dehydrogenase, with protein MWEAKFAKEGLTFDDVLLVPRKSEVFGKEIDISSELSPNVKLNIPFLSSAMDTVTEAAMAIAMAREGGIGIIHKNMSIDQQAEEVDRVKRSESGVITNPFSLTPDHHVYDAEALMAKYRISGVPIVNEQNKLVGILTNRDLRFVHDFSIQIKEVMTHDNLVTAPVGTTLEQAEVILQQHKIEKLPLVDEHNELKGLITIKDIEKAIQFPNSAKDAQGRLLVGAAVGVSKDVMERTAALVKAGVDVVVLDSAHGHHINILNTVKRIREQYPDLTIIAGNVATAEGTRDLIEAGASIIKVGIGPGSICTTRVIAGIGVPQITAIYDCATAAREYNVPIIADGGIKFSGDVVKAIAAGASAVMLGSMFAGTEESPGEFEIYQGRRFKVYRGMGSLGAMKEGSKDRYFQENESKLVPEGIEGRVAYKGPLEDTIFQLVGGLRSGMGYCGAKNISELINDTTFVKITGAGLKESHPHDVHITKEAPNYSL; from the coding sequence GTGTGGGAAGCCAAATTTGCTAAAGAAGGACTTACTTTTGATGATGTGCTTTTAGTGCCTCGGAAATCTGAAGTATTTGGGAAAGAAATTGATATTTCGTCCGAATTAAGCCCCAATGTCAAACTGAATATTCCGTTCTTGAGCTCAGCTATGGATACTGTAACGGAAGCAGCAATGGCAATTGCTATGGCACGTGAGGGAGGAATCGGCATTATCCATAAAAATATGTCCATTGATCAACAGGCTGAAGAGGTGGACCGGGTAAAACGCTCGGAAAGCGGAGTCATCACTAACCCTTTCTCCTTGACACCGGACCATCATGTTTACGATGCAGAAGCACTGATGGCTAAGTACCGGATTTCCGGGGTTCCAATTGTAAATGAGCAAAATAAATTGGTCGGTATTTTAACTAATCGCGATCTTCGGTTTGTTCATGATTTCTCTATTCAAATTAAGGAAGTCATGACTCATGACAATTTGGTTACAGCTCCGGTTGGGACTACATTGGAGCAAGCCGAAGTGATCCTCCAGCAGCACAAAATCGAGAAGCTTCCTTTAGTGGATGAACATAATGAACTGAAAGGCTTAATTACAATTAAAGACATTGAGAAAGCCATTCAGTTTCCAAACTCGGCAAAAGATGCACAAGGGCGGTTGCTTGTTGGTGCGGCAGTGGGTGTCTCCAAGGATGTTATGGAGCGGACAGCTGCACTTGTTAAGGCCGGTGTGGACGTGGTTGTACTTGATTCAGCACATGGGCATCATATCAATATTCTCAATACGGTTAAACGGATCAGAGAGCAATATCCCGACCTCACCATCATTGCCGGAAACGTGGCTACTGCTGAGGGGACTCGCGATCTTATTGAAGCGGGGGCTTCTATTATAAAAGTGGGAATCGGCCCCGGCTCTATCTGTACGACACGAGTAATTGCAGGAATTGGAGTGCCTCAAATTACAGCCATTTATGATTGTGCTACTGCCGCAAGAGAATATAACGTTCCCATTATTGCGGATGGAGGGATCAAATTCTCCGGAGATGTAGTGAAAGCCATTGCAGCGGGTGCGAGTGCGGTTATGTTAGGCAGCATGTTTGCCGGAACCGAAGAAAGTCCAGGTGAATTTGAAATTTATCAAGGACGCCGTTTCAAAGTATATCGTGGTATGGGTTCCCTTGGAGCAATGAAAGAAGGAAGTAAAGACCGCTACTTCCAGGAAAATGAAAGTAAATTGGTTCCCGAAGGTATTGAAGGCCGGGTAGCATATAAAGGGCCTCTGGAAGATACCATTTTCCAACTGGTTGGGGGCCTGCGCTCAGGTATGGGGTACTGCGGAGCAAAAAATATCAGTGAACTGATTAATGACACTACTTTTGTAAAAATTACCGGTGCGGGACTGAAAGAAAGTCATCCGCATGACGTGCATATTACCAAAGAAGCTCCTAACTATTCATTGTAA
- a CDS encoding HD-GYP domain-containing protein, which produces MPTVSVSPYLVGEQLAEDVLTGQGNVLMYKGKILNERDIEVLQAFLVSNIPVQNRKGYQEEMKKGEERETGPRFFKKNELTSFEQEYKKAVKSLKKLFASSLGGKPIPVHDFRPYVQTLIDQIGHYNILTFIPPDWTIEDYLFHNSILTGLTSYQLAKWYGISSKELMQVALAGVFHDIGNCKVDQGILQKPGPLEPEEIKEVRKHTVAGYEMLRYVSSLNEGAKLAALQHHEREDGHGYPLGLKGKQIHIYAKIVAIADMYHAMTSQRYHKAACSKYMALESLHNESLGKLHPALVQTFIRKITQFHTGTKVRLNDGRLGEIVFTDQIHPTRPWVNIRGTIINLSIERRIHIEEVLQT; this is translated from the coding sequence GTGCCGACCGTTTCGGTTTCCCCTTATTTAGTGGGAGAACAATTAGCAGAAGATGTTTTAACTGGGCAGGGCAATGTCCTGATGTATAAAGGGAAGATCCTGAATGAAAGAGATATTGAAGTACTGCAGGCATTTTTAGTTTCAAATATTCCAGTTCAAAACCGAAAGGGATATCAGGAGGAGATGAAGAAAGGGGAAGAAAGGGAAACAGGTCCGCGTTTTTTTAAAAAGAATGAACTAACCTCCTTTGAGCAAGAGTACAAAAAGGCTGTTAAAAGTCTTAAAAAGCTGTTTGCTTCTTCTCTGGGCGGGAAACCCATACCAGTACATGATTTCCGTCCATATGTACAGACACTAATTGATCAAATTGGGCATTATAATATCTTAACGTTTATACCACCAGACTGGACTATAGAGGACTACCTGTTCCATAACAGCATATTGACCGGCTTAACTTCTTATCAATTGGCCAAATGGTATGGGATCTCTTCTAAAGAGCTGATGCAGGTGGCACTTGCGGGAGTTTTTCACGATATCGGCAACTGCAAAGTAGATCAGGGTATATTGCAAAAACCCGGTCCGCTCGAACCTGAGGAAATTAAAGAAGTCCGTAAACACACCGTTGCCGGATATGAAATGTTAAGGTATGTCAGCTCATTAAATGAAGGTGCAAAATTGGCTGCCCTCCAGCATCACGAGAGGGAAGACGGGCACGGTTATCCTCTTGGTTTGAAAGGCAAGCAGATTCATATATACGCCAAAATAGTTGCCATAGCGGATATGTATCACGCTATGACCAGCCAACGTTATCATAAAGCGGCATGTTCCAAATACATGGCATTGGAATCTCTTCATAATGAATCACTTGGAAAGTTGCATCCAGCTTTAGTGCAGACATTCATTCGTAAGATTACACAATTTCATACAGGAACCAAGGTGCGTCTTAATGACGGACGGCTTGGGGAAATTGTTTTTACGGATCAGATCCATCCCACACGTCCGTGGGTGAACATCCGCGGCACTATCATTAATTTGTCCATCGAGCGCAGAATTCACATCGAGGAAGTTTTACAAACCTGA
- a CDS encoding D-alanyl-D-alanine carboxypeptidase family protein, with protein MRKFVSWKRKLSVVLAVCMLQLFGMHLFVSSAAAADANAIPDLQAKSAILMEANTGQVLYENNADTLLPPASMSKMMTEYLIMEAIKDGKIKWEDKVPVSKQAASAIGSGQLLAEGEQLSVKDMFYAISIYSSNDASVAMAEYLGGTEEEFANMMNKKAKELGLSEGAHFINATGLTRADLGQYAPKNIEGETMMTARDAAILARHIVLDHPQVLEFTKTTSKKLRETDKTPMINFNWMLEGNKGNINFKPYAYDGLDGLKTGHTNEAGYCFTGTAQRGDMRLISVVMGTNSEPKRFQETRKVLDYGFNNFEMRKVLDANAPVEEQKTVKISKGVKKEIEAGVKEPVSFVVKKGSGDVKVTGKVDPVSDKDLVAPIKKGDKVGTATLTLDGHNQTVDLVATEDVEKGSWLRLMFRAIGEFFAGLFNSIKNLF; from the coding sequence TTGAGAAAGTTTGTTTCATGGAAACGAAAGTTGTCGGTTGTTTTAGCAGTATGTATGCTGCAATTGTTTGGCATGCATCTATTCGTTTCCTCAGCTGCCGCTGCAGATGCCAATGCGATTCCGGATTTACAAGCTAAATCTGCTATTTTGATGGAGGCAAATACGGGACAAGTTCTTTATGAAAACAATGCCGATACTCTTTTGCCTCCGGCAAGTATGTCGAAGATGATGACCGAGTATTTGATTATGGAAGCTATTAAAGATGGGAAAATAAAGTGGGAGGACAAAGTTCCCGTTAGCAAACAGGCAGCTTCTGCAATTGGATCCGGACAGCTTCTAGCTGAAGGCGAACAGCTTTCTGTTAAAGATATGTTTTACGCGATCTCTATTTATTCTTCTAATGATGCTTCTGTAGCCATGGCTGAATATTTAGGTGGAACTGAAGAAGAGTTTGCCAATATGATGAACAAAAAAGCTAAAGAACTGGGACTATCCGAAGGTGCCCATTTTATAAACGCAACAGGTCTGACCCGTGCTGATCTTGGACAGTATGCCCCTAAGAATATCGAAGGTGAAACGATGATGACAGCACGGGATGCGGCTATCTTGGCCCGCCATATTGTGCTCGACCATCCACAAGTATTGGAATTTACCAAAACCACATCCAAAAAGTTAAGAGAAACCGATAAAACTCCGATGATCAACTTTAACTGGATGTTGGAAGGAAATAAAGGGAACATTAACTTCAAACCGTATGCTTATGATGGCTTAGACGGCCTCAAAACAGGACATACCAATGAGGCTGGTTATTGCTTTACGGGCACAGCTCAGCGCGGTGATATGCGCTTAATCAGTGTTGTAATGGGAACTAACAGTGAACCAAAACGTTTCCAAGAAACACGGAAAGTATTAGATTATGGCTTCAATAATTTTGAAATGAGAAAAGTACTGGATGCTAATGCTCCGGTTGAGGAACAAAAAACCGTAAAAATCTCCAAAGGTGTTAAAAAAGAAATTGAGGCCGGTGTGAAGGAACCCGTTAGCTTCGTTGTGAAAAAAGGCTCGGGAGATGTAAAGGTAACTGGCAAAGTTGATCCTGTCAGTGATAAGGATTTGGTAGCTCCTATCAAGAAAGGTGACAAAGTAGGAACCGCTACTTTAACCTTGGACGGTCATAATCAGACTGTGGATCTGGTAGCTACCGAAGACGTAGAGAAAGGCAGCTGGTTACGTTTGATGTTCAGGGCAATCGGGGAGTTTTTTGCAGGTCTGTTCAACAGCATCAAAAATCTCTTCTAA
- the gyrA gene encoding DNA gyrase subunit A, which yields MTEESRSQVKEVDIGFEMRNSFMDYAMSIIVSRALPDVRDGLKPVHRRILYAMSELGITPDKPHKKSARIVGEVIGKYHPHGDAAVYETMVRMAQDFSLRYMLVDGHGNFGSIDGDMAAAMRYTEARLSKIAMELLRDINKETIDYTPNYDGEEQEPVVLPARFPNLMVNGSSGIAVGMATNIPPHNLGEVIDGILMLIENPDVTPLELMSAIKGPDFPTGAYILGREGIRQAYSTGRGSVTMRAKTTIEEVNNKARIIVDELPYQVNKARLIEKIAELVREKKIDGITDLRDESDRNGMRIVIELRRDVNPNVVLNNLFKHTALQSNFGIINIALVNGEPKVLNLKEMLYYYLEHQRVVIRRRTEYELRKAEARAHILEGLRIALDHLDEVIALIRSSRTTDIARTGLMEQFELSHDQAQAILDMRLQRLTGLEREKIENEYKELMAKIAELKAILADEQLILKIISEELQQIRASYGDERRTEITIGEDAIEDEDLIPREEVVITITHSGYVKRLPVSTYRSQRRGGRGVVGMDTKNNDFVEHLFVTNSHHYLMFFTDKGKVYRLKAYEIPELGRTARGTPIINLIQIEQGETVNAVIPIESFESGHFLFFATQQGIVKKTPLKDYNNIRKGGLIAINLREDDRLIGVKLTDGNCNIIMGTRQGMSIHFPERDVRSMGRAATGVKGIHISEDDAVIDMDIVDENNTVLIVTSKGFGKRTPMSEYRIQTRGGKGIKTLNVTSKNGPVVGLKVVEEDEDLMIITASGTVIRTSMSGISIMGRNTQGVRLINTREDDEVATVTRVEKSEEHSEEEEETE from the coding sequence ATGACCGAAGAAAGTCGTTCGCAAGTTAAAGAAGTTGATATTGGTTTTGAGATGCGCAATTCGTTCATGGACTATGCCATGAGCATTATTGTCAGCCGGGCTTTGCCGGATGTCAGGGATGGGTTGAAGCCGGTTCACCGCCGTATTTTATACGCCATGTCTGAACTTGGCATAACACCGGACAAGCCGCATAAAAAATCCGCAAGGATCGTCGGTGAAGTAATTGGTAAGTATCATCCGCATGGGGATGCGGCCGTGTATGAAACCATGGTCCGGATGGCACAGGACTTTTCATTGCGTTATATGCTCGTAGACGGACATGGAAACTTTGGTTCCATTGATGGAGACATGGCAGCAGCAATGCGGTACACGGAAGCCCGCCTGTCTAAGATCGCGATGGAACTATTGCGTGATATTAACAAAGAAACGATTGATTACACACCCAACTATGACGGTGAAGAGCAAGAGCCAGTAGTTCTTCCTGCACGGTTCCCGAACCTGATGGTGAACGGGAGCTCCGGGATTGCAGTAGGGATGGCGACGAATATTCCTCCTCATAACCTGGGAGAAGTGATCGATGGGATCCTGATGCTGATCGAAAATCCGGATGTCACGCCACTTGAGCTAATGTCTGCCATTAAAGGGCCGGACTTCCCTACCGGAGCTTATATTCTGGGGCGCGAAGGGATTAGACAGGCATATTCTACCGGACGCGGTTCGGTAACTATGCGAGCTAAAACCACCATCGAAGAAGTGAACAATAAAGCCAGAATTATTGTTGACGAGCTTCCTTACCAAGTAAATAAAGCAAGATTAATTGAAAAAATAGCTGAACTTGTACGCGAGAAAAAAATCGACGGGATTACGGACTTGCGGGATGAATCCGACCGTAACGGAATGCGGATTGTGATCGAGCTGCGCAGAGACGTAAATCCTAATGTCGTTCTTAATAATCTCTTTAAGCATACCGCACTGCAATCAAATTTCGGGATTATTAATATTGCCTTGGTTAACGGGGAGCCAAAAGTATTAAACTTAAAAGAAATGCTCTATTATTATCTTGAGCACCAGCGGGTAGTGATCCGCAGACGGACTGAATATGAGCTGCGCAAAGCTGAAGCCCGTGCTCACATCCTTGAAGGGCTGAGAATTGCCCTAGATCATCTGGACGAAGTCATTGCTTTAATTCGCAGTTCCCGCACTACGGATATTGCGCGAACTGGATTGATGGAGCAGTTTGAGCTTTCCCATGATCAGGCCCAGGCCATATTGGATATGCGTCTTCAACGCCTAACAGGTTTAGAACGCGAGAAAATTGAAAATGAGTATAAAGAACTCATGGCTAAAATAGCTGAATTAAAAGCTATTCTTGCCGATGAGCAGCTGATACTGAAGATTATCAGTGAGGAACTTCAACAAATTCGTGCTTCTTATGGGGACGAAAGAAGAACGGAAATTACCATTGGCGAAGATGCCATCGAGGATGAGGATCTGATCCCACGGGAAGAAGTCGTGATCACCATAACTCATTCCGGCTATGTGAAACGCCTTCCGGTATCCACTTACCGCAGCCAGCGCCGCGGTGGACGGGGTGTTGTGGGTATGGATACCAAAAATAATGATTTTGTGGAACATTTATTTGTGACCAATTCCCATCATTATCTAATGTTCTTCACAGATAAAGGGAAGGTTTACCGGCTTAAAGCGTATGAAATTCCGGAGCTTGGCCGTACTGCAAGGGGAACCCCCATCATTAACCTGATTCAGATAGAGCAGGGGGAAACTGTGAATGCGGTCATCCCTATTGAGTCTTTCGAGAGCGGACATTTTCTGTTCTTTGCGACGCAACAGGGCATCGTGAAGAAAACACCTCTTAAAGACTATAACAATATCCGTAAAGGTGGCCTGATTGCCATTAATTTGCGGGAAGATGACCGTTTAATCGGTGTGAAACTGACAGACGGAAATTGTAATATCATTATGGGAACCCGGCAGGGGATGTCCATCCATTTCCCTGAGAGAGACGTACGTTCCATGGGCCGTGCAGCCACAGGCGTAAAAGGGATTCACATTAGTGAAGATGATGCCGTTATTGATATGGATATAGTAGATGAGAATAACACTGTCCTGATTGTTACCTCCAAAGGATTCGGAAAACGGACTCCTATGAGTGAATACCGGATTCAAACCCGGGGAGGTAAAGGAATTAAGACTCTGAATGTTACTTCCAAGAACGGGCCAGTGGTTGGACTCAAGGTTGTTGAGGAAGATGAGGATCTTATGATTATAACAGCCTCCGGTACTGTTATCCGTACAAGCATGTCTGGCATTTCCATCATGGGCCGGAATACACAAGGGGTACGACTTATTAATACGAGGGAAGATGACGAAGTAGCAACTGTGACCCGTGTTGAAAAGAGTGAAGAACACTCTGAAGAAGAAGAGGAAACAGAATAA